The following is a genomic window from Salmo salar chromosome ssa23, Ssal_v3.1, whole genome shotgun sequence.
TTGTGATTTCATGCCAAGTTGTGGTTCTGTTCATTTCTGTTTGAGGTGTATGGTATGATTCAACAAATATtacagatgcaaaaatgtatataagatagctagctaatcacTGAATGGACGGTCCGAGATATACAATAAAGAGATTAAAGTCTGCAGGTTTATCGAACTTCACAGGTGCGCTCATCTTGGTGTTTGATAGGATTAACCTGTGCTGTGGCTTTAGTGTCTGTGTGATGTTACTGCTTGACTATCCTCTGTCTACTGACATAATGCTTTACAAAATGTCAATGTCTGGCCATCTGTGCTATACTATAGGCTGTGCAAATGCCAAACACTAGCTACTGGCTCTCTCTTCCCGGAAGCTCCTACCTTGGGATTTGACATGAAACATGTCCTAATTAGCTTTCGACAGGAAAATAACATCCATTTTAGTTTcattcatttgatttgatacatttGACAATAGCATACTGACTCTGCAAGGCTCACTAgaagctgggctagacaatctggaccctttctttctaaaattatctgccgaaattgttgcaacccctattactagcctgtttaacctctctttcgtgttgtctgagattccaaaagattggaaaacagctgctgtcatccccctcttcaaaggaggggacactcttgacccaaactgctacagacctatatctatcctaccctgcttttctaaggtcttcgaaagccaagtcaacaaacagattaccgaccatttcgaatcccactgcaccttctccgctatgcaatctggtttcagagctggtcatgggtgcacctcagccacgctcaaggtcctaaacgatatcgtaactgccatcgataagaaacaatactgtgctgccgtattcattgacctggccaaggctttcgactctgtcaatcaccacatcctcatctgcagactcaatagccttggtttctcaaatgattgcctcgcctggttcaccaactacttctctgatagagttcaatgtgtcaaatcagatggcctgttgtccgggcctctggtagtctctatgggggtgccacagggttcaattcttgggccaactcttttctctgtatacatcaatgatgtcgctcttgctgctggtgagtctctgatccacctctacgcagacgacaccattctgtatacttctggcccttctttggacactgtgttaacaaccctccagacgagcttcaatgccatacaactctccttccgtggcctccaactgctcttaaatactagtaaaactaaatgcatgctcttcaacccatcgctgcccgtacctgcccgcccgtccagcatcactactctggacggttcttacttagaatatgtggataactacaaatgcctaggtgtctggttagactgtaaactctccttccagactcgcatcaaacatctccaatccaaagttaaatctagaattggcttcctatttcgcaacaaagcatccttcactcatgctgccaaacataccctcgtaaaactgaccatcctaccgatactcgacttcggcgatgtcatttacaaaatagcctccaataccctactcaataaactggatgcagtctatcacagtgccatccgttttgtcaccaaagccccatatactacccaccactgcgacctgtacgctctcgttggctggccttcgcttcatactcgtcgccaggcccactggctccaggtcatctacaagactctgctaggtaaagtccccccttacctcagctcactggtcaccatagcagcacccacctgtagcacgcgctccagcaggtatatctctctggtcacccccaaagccaattcctcctttggccgtctctccttccagttctctgctgccaatgaccggaacgaactacaaaaatctctgaaactggaaacacttatctccctcactagctttaagtaccagctgtcaaagcagctcacagatcactgcacctgtacatagcccatctataacttagcccaaacaactacctcttcccctactgtatttatttatttatttattttgctcctttgcaccccattatttctatttctactttgcactttcttccactacaaatcaaccattacagtgttttacttgctatattgtatttactttgccaccatggccttttttgcctttacttaccttatttcacctcatttgctcacattgtatatagacttatttttctaccctgttattgactgtatgtttgttttactccatgtgtaactctgtgttgttgtatgtgtcgaactgctttgctttatcttggccaggtcgcaattgtaaatgagaacttgttctcaacttgcctacctggttaaataaaggtaaaataaaaaaataaaaaaataaactagaagGCACACTCAGAAAACAGTACTTCAGAAAAGTTCTAAATGACTATTACTGTGCCATAATATTCAGATCCAAGAACAGCACTTTAGAGCAAAGCCAACCCCACTGTGAATCACTATGACCTGTGTCTAACCCAGGCAGCAGCACACAAGATAAACACCATGCTGGTTTTACTGACAGTCTCTAGGACACACACCACTTTCGGTCACACACCACTCTAGGTCACACACCACTCTAGGTCCACACCACTAGAGGCCACACACCAATCTAGGTCACACACCACTCTAGGTCACACACCAATCTAGGTCACACACCACTCTAGGTCACACACCACTTTAGGTCACACACCACTCTAGGTCACACACCAGTGTAGGTCACACCACACAATGGCATTTCTCCAGTACTGTGAAAAGCAACATTCTAGAAAGGAAGCGATCAGCTCCATTATTAATCGTAATGTGAAAGCAAACAAGATGACGTTCCTCATGCAGATGGATTTGGAGGAGCTCCATCCAGATCCATCCAGATCATAGCAGTCTAATATGAAAGCCACTATTGACGTCACAATGAACCGGAAGAGGGAACATTATCTGttgtacactgtactgtactgtttacTGGGCACCAGTGGGTTAATGACTCAGGGGAAAATCTCAACGAAGGACATTGTTAatgactaaatgactatcgccccgtagacccacttcaattagcttaccgccccaataggtccacagatgatgccatatccatcacactgcacactgcccaatcccatctggacaagaggaatacctatgtaagaatgctgttcattgattatagctcagcattcaacaccataccctccaagttcatcattaaGTTTGAGGCCCTAGGCCTAAACCCCGCCccgtgcaattgggtcctggacttcctgatgggccgcccccaggggtgaaggtaggaaacaacatctccacttcgctgatccccacaagggtgcgtgctcagccccctcctgtactccctgttcactcatgactgcgtggccatacacgcctccaactcaatcatcaagtttgtagacgacacaacaaggcttgattaccaacaacgatgagatagtctacagggaggaggtgaggggtgtcaggaaaataacctcttcctcaacgtcaacaaaatgaaggagctgatcgtggacttcaggaaaaagcagagggagcacaTCCCTATCCACATTatcgggaccacagtggagaaggtggaaagcttcaagttcctcagcgtacacatcactaaCGATCTAaaatgatccacccacacagacaggaggctgaagaaatttgttttGGCCCCTAAaactctcacaaacttttacagatgcacaattgagagcatcctgttgggctgtatcactgcctggtacggcaactgcaccacccacaaccgtaaggctctccagagggtggggcggtctgcacaacgcatcactgggggcaaactacctgccctccaggacacctacaacacccgatgtcatagaaaggccaaaaagataatcaaggacaacaaccacccgagccactgcctgttcaccccactatcatccagaaggcgaggtcagtacaggtgcatcaaagctgggaatgagagactgaaaaacagctactATCTCAAGgttatcagactgttaaatagccatcactagcacagagaggctgctgcctacatacacagacttgaaatcattggccactttaataaatggaacactagtcactttaacaatgtcactttaacaatgtttgcatatcttgcattactcatctcatatgtatatactgtattctatactatctactgtatcttagtctatgccgctctgacattgctcatccatatatttatatattcttaattccattccttaacttagatgtgtgtgtattaggtatttgttgtgacattgttagatattacttgttggaTATTGCTTCACTGCCGGAACTAGAAGCATTTCGTTACACCCGCAATaaaatctgctaaacacgtgtatgtgaccaataaaatttgatttgatttgagagacaTTTTTGGAAGACAATGTACTGTACGTTTTTACTAACTTTACTCAGTAAACATTTGCATTGATATACTCTATTGTGCTTGCTACCTTCAGCCATAACACAATGTTCTTCCTAGTCATCCTCCCAGGGAAACGGCAGGTATTCTCATCAATGCAACAGCTACTTTACTCAAGGATTTCACATCGAAACACACACATCAAATGTACCAAGTTCTTCTTTTCAGAAATGGTGTTACTGGAGCATTTGTAATGCATGACATCAGATATGATGGCTGGTGTGTCAGAAGAACATGTGAGAAAAGTCTGAAAGAAGGCTCCTATTCCATTACTGTGTGACTTGGGGATATAACAGGGTTATTTTAGTATGTGTTGTAGATTGTGTGTATGATCTTGGTCTAGAAGCAGAAAAGATCTGGTTACATTATTCAAGTGGGTAGTGTAGAAACATCTGCCAGACTAGGGTTCCCCAAACCCGGTCCTGAGGCCCCCCTGGGTACACGTTTTGGTatttgtcctagcactacacagctgattcaaataaccaactcatcatcaagcttggattatttgaatcagctgtgtagtgctaggacaaaaaccaaaacatgcacccagggggggccaggaccgagtttggggaaCCCATTCCAGACTACTTTTATTATGGAAGATTTGAATATGTTTGATTGCTCTGTATCCCCCCATTGGAATACTAATTATTTACAATTAATATATTAGTTTCTCATAGACAAGCTCTCTTCTGACCCTGTTGCTTCGGCCTCAATCATGCTGTGCCGGAAAGATGGTCCTAATTTTACTATGGCTGCCTTTAACAGTCTACATTCTCTTAAGGTTTCTTCCTATAGCCAGGAGTTTGTTTAAACTGTTCCAAACACATTGGTTACTTCACTGAATAGATTATTGATAACATATTGGATATTTAACAGTCTTTTGGTTGTATATTTATCAGCTTTTAGTTGAAAAAATGAAATCGCCGCATTCTCACCTATTTATTCTCCGAATGCATCCACAGTTTCACTCATGATGACCACTTTCATCTCTACCTTATgaaacaacctggtctcagagcattgcATATTATTCTATACAtaaatctgagacactccatttagtatgatacagtatgttacgtttcttatggtatgtattcatttctggatgtccatcatccatttcgtatatgttacgaatttgctaaaCGTACAATATGCTACAAATtagcaaaatgtacaatatgttaagaATTTGCGAAATTAATGATTTGTTATGAAttgcaatttgttgtggctaacattagctaagtggctaacgttagctaggctaggggttaggtgttagggttaaggttagttaggagttaggttaaagagtTAGCATTAGGGTTAGATAACTTGTTAAGTGATTGCAAAGTagcaagtagttgaaaagttgctaattagcacaaatgctaaagttgtccgtgatgaaattcgaacatgcaacctttgggttgccagACGTTCGCATTATACGCCCACccaccctgaccaaccaccctcctttcgttgttgccttaagtaaccttctgtcttatgtaaccatgtcaaacgtaacatatcatactcatttgagaAACTGGATTTACAAGTATTCtcttacatctagtctatgagacctgTCTAAAAGCACTGGGGAGAATCTGCCAAGGTGCCCCAGGAAAACATTTCAGATGAAATAATATGACAGCTTTATCCTTCTAAACACCTGCTATTAATCCCTAGTCCCATGACTGTCTGATTTCTAAGTGTAACGAAAGTGGTCTCATGTTCCATGAGACATGAAAACTTGTGTTAGCTCTCCAAGCTAAtgtaatgcctaggctttaggtCAGCAGGCTAATACAGTCTTGTAGCACACAGACGACCTGGGTTAAAACCCAGTCAATCACATTCGTGCCTAGACTCGGTCAATTGATGCCTATCAGCTGCAAGGGTCGTTGTGGAGAGGGGGTTAAAGAATAGGTCATTCTGTAAAAGCATGCTCTTATGATGATTAACCTTGCCtgagaggagagttaaagaatTAAGTCAGTTGGAAACAATATtggtatttttgttgttgctgctctTTGTAAAACAACTATAAAGAGCtggtaaattattattttttaattggtTATATCTGTTAATTTTCCAATTGTCCAATTTGATCCCCAAGGTAATAACTTGAGCAGTAGGCTAATAGTgtgccaactcttttctctcccCATATTCTCTGTTCCAACACGTTTCAAGCGCTGAGAAAAAGAGAAGTAGAAGTTAAAATACCTTGAGTTCAGGTGAataaatgtgttgtttttttgtattgtttAATCCCAAGTTAATTCAATAACGCCATGGAGCTCACTCCATGACACATTTAAGCACACCAAAGAAATTGAAGACACACAGCAAACAAGATTTAAATTCAATGTCGGAACGGATTGAGATGTATTTATGATGAATGGGATATGTGCACAGACATTGTAGGACGACCATGGCATCATCTGGGTTGTTTCTAACAGAGACATGCGAGAAGCTGTGGTGATGATTACGAGCCTGAACCTTGCGCGCGCCTGCAGAATCTATAAAAGAATGAGAGGTGCGTCCGCCGAGCTCAGTGAAGTAAATGAGAGACGATACTCGTTGCAAGGACGGACCTATACAGTGGAGAACAACTTGGATTTAGCAAAAAGACAGCTCCACAGAGAAAATTAATAGGACAGGTATGTTCTAAGTAACATGTAGGCtgctttttttcccctcatcatgaATGTGGCATCTCCTACCAATTTCTACTCCTGAGCATAAGAGGTCTCCAACATGCCATGCTGAGTGATTTGTGAATGAATGAGTTAGCCATGCAACCAAATGACAGTGCGCAGATCCTGGTACCAGAGGTGTGTGAGCAGGTACTGGAGGATAATGCAGGACTGGGTTACGGTGGCTCTACTGGCAACCTGTCGCTGCGCTGCTGGCTACACTTCTTAAGCAAGGAATCTATACTGGAGCTACAGGGAGATGGTTCCAGCATCACAGTGCGTGTGATGATAGCTCTGGTGTACTCTGTCGTGTGTGCACTGGGGCTAGTGGGGAACTCTCTGGCACTCTACCTGCTTCACTCACGCCACAGTCAGAAGCAGTCCTCAATCAACTGCTTTGTAATGGGCTTGGCTCTCACCGACCTGCAGTTTGTTCTCACGCTCCCCTTTTGGGCTATTGACACGGCTCTGGACTTCCGCTGGCCCTTCGGCAAAGTAATGTGTAAGATCATCAGCTCCATGACCATCATGAACATGTACGCCAGCGTCTTCTTCCTGACTGCCATGAGTGTGGCGCGATACTACGCAGTGACCTCGGCCCTCAAGATGCACAGCAGGCGGACGGCGGCAGCCAGCGCCAAGTGGATCAGCCTGGGCATCTGGGTAGTGTCGCTGCTAGCCACCCTGCCCCACGCCATCTACTCCACTAGTGCCCAGCTATACGACGAGGAACTGTGTTTGGTGCGATTCCCTGAGTCAGGCAGCTGGGACCCTCAGCTGCTCCTGGGGCTGTACCAGCTACAGAAAGTACTGCTGGGCTTCGTTATTCCCTTGGTGGTCATCACTGTGTGCtatctgctgctgctgcgcttcGTGCTGAGCCAACGCATCAGTGGAGCGGCCAGCTCAGAGGGCTCGGAAGGCCGCCACAAACGCCGGTCCAAAGTAACCAAGTCGGTGGCCATCGTGGTGCTGTCCTTTTTCTTGTGCTGGCTGCCCAATCAGGCGCTGACGCTGTGGGGCGCGCTGATTAAGTTTGACCTGGTGCACTTCAGCAACGCATATTACAACGTCCAGAACTACACCTTCCCGCTGACTGTGTGTCTGGCTCACACCAACAGCTGCCTCAACCCTGTGCTCTACTGCATAATCCGCCATGAGTACCGCGCGGGCCTCAAAGAGCTGCTGCATGCCACACCCTCCTTCAGGAGCCTGGCCAACCTGCTACCCCGCAAGGCCAAGGTGGCAGAGGCTCCCCCTGTCATGATGCTGGTCCAGATGGATGTCTAAAGGCGGGCGGCTCAGCGTCTCTAGTAGACAATGGGCAACAACAAGGAACGCACTCAGCTCTCCAAAATACCAGTTTCATGGAATTTGTTTGTTGTAGTTGTTGGAGCAGCATCACAAGGCAAGCCCATTGGAATGTGTGCGGTGGAAATTAAATAATAATTACATAATATACTGTTTAATTGGTCATACTATGCTGTTTTACTTGGAGAATTGtctgtattttagtattttgctGATAAAGCTTTGTCTTGTGTGACTTAGTCATGGGTCAGGGCCTACACCCAGCCATTTGGGTGTAACTGTAGTATGTGACATCCTGTTTTAACAATCTACAGTAACTTAGATGTGTGGAAACATGCAGGAAGGAACGGTCAATGGTGGCAACGTCAGCTATCTTAATCTGCACAGACAAGCTAAATCAGCTTTTACACACCATGTTCCGTCCCTGTTTCCACCGGTCTGCTAAACTGCCAGGTCGACAAAATAGGTTGTTATTTTTCtataagaggagagagacaactgTTTTCATTGTTATTACTTGCTTAatttttgcaaatcttataaATAGTTGTTTTAAAGAATACATTCTAACCCTTTGGTTAGAAATACCACGACATGTGCCCCAGTTTTTCTCCCCCTACTCAGATTCTCTTTGCCAGATGtgtttttcctctctcctccgctGCTTCTCTGCTAGCTAGAGATACatttagcaagctaacgttagatagctaTCACGATGGTAGCTCGGCTACATAAGGTTACATAACATTCAGATATGCCGCGGGGCAGCCGTTGAACTTTGTTTCCCGAACTCACATCTTCTTTGTCACTAGAAGCCAACGCCTCGAACATACACTATATaaacagaagtatgtggacaccccgtcaaattaatggatttggctatttcagccacacccgttgctgacaggtgtataaaatcgagcacacagccatgtgatctccatagacaaacattggcagtagaatggccttactgaagagctcagtgactttcaatgtggcaccatcataggatgccacctttccaacaagtcagctcgtcaaatgtatgccctgctagagctgccccggtcaactgtaagtgctgttattgtgaagggtaaaactctaggagcaacaacagctcagccggaAAGTGGTAGGCCACGCAAGTTCACAGAACAGAACCattgagtgctgaagtgcgtagcgcataaaaatcatctgtcctcggttgcaacactccctaccGATTTCCAAACTatttctggaagcaacgtcagcacaagaactgtttgtcgggagcttcatgaaatgggtttccatggccgagcagcctcacacaagcctaagatcaccatgctgaACGCCAAGCAtcaactggagtggtgtaaaactcgccaccattggactctggagcaatagaaacgcattctctggattgatgaatcatgcttcaccatctggcagtctgacggaccaatctgggtttggcggttgccaggagaatgctacctgcccaatGCATATTGCCTaccgtaaagtttggtggaggaggaataatggtctggggctgtttttcatggtttgtgctaggccccttagtttcagtgaagggaaatcttaacgctaaagcatacaatgacattctagataatTGTGTGTTTCAAACATTTTGAGTAAGGccctttactgtttcagcatgaaaatgc
Proteins encoded in this region:
- the LOC106584262 gene encoding relaxin-3 receptor 1-like — its product is MNELAMQPNDSAQILVPEVCEQVLEDNAGLGYGGSTGNLSLRCWLHFLSKESILELQGDGSSITVRVMIALVYSVVCALGLVGNSLALYLLHSRHSQKQSSINCFVMGLALTDLQFVLTLPFWAIDTALDFRWPFGKVMCKIISSMTIMNMYASVFFLTAMSVARYYAVTSALKMHSRRTAAASAKWISLGIWVVSLLATLPHAIYSTSAQLYDEELCLVRFPESGSWDPQLLLGLYQLQKVLLGFVIPLVVITVCYLLLLRFVLSQRISGAASSEGSEGRHKRRSKVTKSVAIVVLSFFLCWLPNQALTLWGALIKFDLVHFSNAYYNVQNYTFPLTVCLAHTNSCLNPVLYCIIRHEYRAGLKELLHATPSFRSLANLLPRKAKVAEAPPVMMLVQMDV